DNA from Candidatus Stoquefichus sp. SB1:
TGTTAAAAATATGTTCTTGCTCACAGCGACGAATCATTCCTTGATGTTCATAAAAACCATAGTTACAGCTTGTATCTGTAAACAAGTAAAACTCATTGATCCTTTGTTTGTTTAAGTATTCAAGCGCAGAGTTAAACAGATTCTTACCTACTCCTTTTCCTTGGCAAGAAGTATCAACAGCAAATAATGTAAGCTCGGCTGGATATGTTTTACCTGCATCAGCTAAAAGTTGTTTATCAATACCGTATACGTTTTCAAAGATTTTAGATACTTTTCTTCCCTCTTTAGAAAGATACAGCGATAAAATAGATTTCATCTGTTTTAATCTGTATTTTAGAGGACATTTATGAGTAGCGATATTTTTGACTAAAATAATTCCTATCGGTTTGTCGTTCAATAAAGCAACACGTGAAAACGTATAATTTGTTAAGCAACTGCTCAAAAATACTCTAGCTAATTTTACTGCTGTTTTAGGACTGCTAAATTCATCATAGTGCCATGTTTCACGGATAATGTTTCCTAAGATTTTAAAATCTTCTTTTTGATATTCTCTGAATGTAATTTTCATTTTCAATTCTCCTTGTCATTTCTTGTTACAATTTATATAATAATCTTTACAGTTACTGTAAAGTCAATAAGGAGATTTGAAAAATGAAAAAAAGTAATATCCAATTAACAACAGCTCAATTTGCAAAACTGCATGAAGTGAATAAACGAACTTTACATTATTATGATAATATTGGCCTTTTCTCCCCTGACACAAAAGGGGATAATGGATATAGATATTATGATTTATCACAAAGTATTGACTTTGAGTATATCCGTATGCTGAAAGAATTAAATATGAGTATCGAGGAAATTGAAGCATATTGTAAAAATCCTGCTGCTGACAGTTTCCTTAAAATTGCGGACATCAAAATAAAGGAAATTGATATAGAAATCCAAAAGTTGAAATCTATTAAAAAGATTTTGAATGTAAAGAAAGATAATCTAGCTCTCTGTGAAAACTTGCTAGAACAAGCGATTAGAGTTGAGGAACATCCATCTGAAAGCATTTTGATTACTCCTTATGATTTTTCAGAGGATAATATATCAGAGATATTTACTTATCTAAAAGATACATGGAGTATTGAACAAATTCGTATGGGGATTGGAGGATTTATTTCTCTTGATAAAGTTATCAATGAAGAATTTGAAAAGTATGACGGACTTTATACTCCTGCAATAAGTGGCTGTTCATCAGCGAAAAAGATAACTAAACCTAAAGGCAGATATTTGTGTGGTTACCAAAAAGGAACATGGGACAAGTTACCATGTATCTATAAAAAGATGATAGATTTTGCCAAGCAAAATAATTTGGCCCTTGTAGGTTATGCTTACGAGATGGGATTGAATGAATTTGCGATTTCAGATTTTTCGCAATATGTTACAAAGATTATGATTCAGATTAAAGATAACTCTCAAATTTAGGGTGATAGGTATTATGAAATGATTTTGATACTTTTGTATTAGGGAAAAGTTGACTTGTGGATTAATGATAAGGAGATATATCGTTGTAAGTTAGATTGATAATATTATAGAATTGATAAAATCTAAATTTGTTTATTGTCATATTGACGATAGAGCAATTTTAGATTCGTTAGTATTTCTATAAGGATACATTATATTGACAGTCATGTGATATGAGTAAGGCATCCCATTATCTGTGAAAATTTTCTCAATCACTTATAAAATTTGTAAAGACTTATATTTATTGATATAATTTAATCAATCAATTAGAGGTAGGAGACAAACATTATGGGTTTATTTAATTTTTTGAAAGAAGAAAAAGAAACAAAGAAAAACAATGTCATATCTCAAGAACCAGATACACCAATTCCGTTTGGAATGAAAATGTCTTGGTTGGTTTTGAAAGAAACCGATCCAAAAATAGTTCTTGATAAACTCGATTGCACTAATATCGAAAAGTGTAACTGGAATAGTGCATTTTCTTATATGCAAGATATGAAGAAAGTATTTGTAACGCCATGTTTTGATGGATATATCTTAGTACTTAATTTTGATTCACCCTTAGAAAATAAAGAATTATTACAGGAAATAGCAATGAAATTTGAAGAAATTCAGTTCTTTTCAACACATAGAGTTGTTGATTTATCATGTTGGGTAAAGTTCGTAGATGGGAAATTAGTACGCAGTTTTTATTATATTGGTGATCAAGGTGAAATTATATGGAACGAAGGTGCATTAACAAAAGAAGAACAAGAAATAGGCCTCACTTTATCATCATTTAATTTAGAAGAGTATGATCAAAATATATTATATCCTGATGAAGAGATTGTTGATGAACTTGCTGCAAAGTGGGGTATTAATCCGTTTTTAGATGAGTATCAAGAAACAAAATCAACAGGATTTTTATGTGATTTGAAGTAAATTTATTATGTTGAGCAAAGTTTCTTTATGATTAAAAGTAATTATTTATAAAATCTATACAGTGTAGACATTATCTATTTTTACTTATATACAGGGTATAAATGTATTTTAGATATGTCATAATGGAGTTAATAAATGAGAATTGAGGTAGAATTATGGCGTCAAGTAAAGATTATTTGGATTTTATTTTAGGGCAACTATCTGAATTAGAAGAAATTACATATCGTGCTATGATGGGAGAGTTTATTATCTATTATCGCAGTAAAATTGTTGGTGGTATCTATGATGATAGATTGCTTGTCAAACCAGTAAAATCAGCGATTAGTTATATGCCAACAGTTCTGTATGAGTTGCCTTATAAGGGAGCAAAAGAAATGTTGTTGGTAGATGAAGTTGATAATAAAGAATTTCTGGCAGGTTTATTTAATGCTATGTATGAGGAATTACCAGAACCAAAACCGAAAAAGAAAAAATTGACAAGTTCCAGTTTGTAGAAGTCATAAAAAGTAGAAAGAATGAGAATTTGAAAGAGAGAAGATTATGAAAAAATATTTGAGTATCTTGTGTTTGTTAATATTAACTTTGTTATTAACAGCTTGTGGAGTATATTTTGAAGGTAGCCGAATAGGAAGTGATAATGAATTTGTGATGAACTTTAAGATGTTTAATACTGCCGACTCTCAACACTTAATCGTTGAAGAAGGAGAAACTATTCATGCAGAAATTATTGTTGAGAGCAGTAGCTTATCAATTAAGGTTCAGAAAGATAATGAGACACCTATTTATGAGGAGAACGATATCTGTTTAACTGATAAATTTGATATTGAAATTGAAGAGAGTGGAACGTATGTAGTTACAGTAACAGGAGAAAAAGCAAAAGGAAGTGTTAACTTCACAGTAGTTACTCATTAATAGATAAATCTAGAGTATGACAATATTAAAGAAACATTGACATATTTCCAAGGGGTTTTGGTAAAAGTAGTGAGATAAAAAAATTGGTGTAATAAGGTAACTTATTTCAAATTGGGAATTGGAACAAACAACACAAGACACTCTCATTGCATTATCAAAAACTTTAGATGTAGTATTTATATTTTGAAAAAAGACAACGATATAATTGATAAAAAGTGAGGAATGCCTAATATAAGTCAAAGGTCTTCCTCACTTGTTTTATATGTCCAATGATAGAATGGATAAAGTTACATAATTATATTATTAGTTTTCTAGATATTTAATAAATTCATTTAATGAATGAGATTTTATTAAATTTTGTATTTTCTCTTTATCTCCTAAAGCTCTTATAATACTTTCATAAATTTTCATGAATTTTTTACGGTCTTTTTGCTGAACAGCAATCATTAACACAATATGAATTTTTTTGTAATCCCGCTGCACGCCTTTTTTATTTACTAATACACAAAACATAGTCTGTTTAGCGATTAACTCTAATGGATGAGGAATAGCAAAAGTATCAAAGAAACAAGTAGAAGACATTTCTTCTCTTTTAAAAACAGATTCTACAAATCCTTCCTTAGCTAAACCAAAATCTATAATTTTTTGACCCATAAAACGTATGGCTTCTTCTTTTGATAAATAAGTATTCATATCAAAAAATAGATTTTCATGAAAATAGGAACGTAACATACTATTTTGTGCTTGTTTTTCTCGTTCAATAATATATTGATTAATAGCAGTATCAATCTTCAAATAATCTTCCTGTGTATAAAAAGGTGATATATGGATTATTTTTTTATCTATAAATGAAAGTTCTTTCGTAGTAATGATTAAATCAATCTTATCATTAAATTCATAATGAAATGGATTATCAGTTATAGAATCAATCTCAATAAGATGTGCATGATTTTTTATAATGTTATTTTTTATCTTATCCATTATATGATAATAGTCATCACAAATTAAAAGTATTTTTATTTTTTCAGTTGAAGCATTATAATTTTCAATTAAAAATCCAATATGAATACTTATGTAACCAATTTCTTGATCTTCGATAAGAATGTTATATTTATCATGTATTTTTTTTTGCAATCTGTACAGCCACATCATAAATAAAAGGACAGTTCTTCTTTATATTATCAAAGATATCATTATGAGCAATTTGACAATGACTCGCGCGTTTAATTAAATCATTAATATGTAAGGCAAAATTGTATAAGAAATCAGAAAAATCAATATTTAACATATAGTAATTGAAAACACTAAAAAGAATCTCATCGATTTCATTGATAAATTCTGAGGTGATAATTTCTGATGTAGGTTGATTCATAGAAATAGAAGTATCTATTGGCTTAATTTGTCCCCATAATAAAATCGCTATGCAATTTTCAAAAGCGTAGGTAGGATATTTGTTTTATGTGACAATTTTATTATAATGAAATTGATTTTGATTTATATTGTACTTTAAGATATTTAAATTCAAGCATAATCAATTTATTTATATTTAATTATTTCAAACATGATATAATAGATTTAGCAAAGTTAGAATTTATAGAGGTGTGATAATATGGCAATATGGATTGCCATAAGGTTTTCTATTTTATGTGTATGATATATTCTTTTTAAAGAAAGACAAGTAATAATACTAAAAGCAGTATAATAATGGATTATAAAGTAGATGATAAGTAACTTGATGTATTAAGTTTTATTTCTTTTATTTTTTAGGTATATGATAGGAAATAAAGAGATATTTATTTAAAACAAGGAATATAATTATAGATTTGCTTATTATTTTATATACAGCTAAAAAATTTATAAAAATAGCAGTTAAAAGAGTTGATAAAGGAGAAAATTATGCTAGATAAAATACCAAATACAGAACAAATGACAATTTTAGTTGGGGAATCATTATATGAAGTATGGAATAAATTATGTGATTTAATTGATGAGAAATATGATATGGATTGTCTATGGAATAAAGGTGGTAAGGCATGGGTATATGAATATAAATATCGACGTGGTGGTAAAACTTTATGTGCTTTATATGCCAGAGAGAATTGCATTGGTTTTATGGTTATCTTGGGTAAAGATGAACGTTTAAAATTTGAAAAAGATAGAGAAAATTACACTAGCGAAGTTCAAAATATTTATGATGAATCTAAAACTTATCACGATGGTAAATGGATGATGTTTGAGCCAGTAGATGTTTCTTTATTTAATGATTTTATGAGATTGTTGAGTATTAAAAGAAAGCCAAACAGGAGGACTTAATGGTGAAAGAAATCATTGATTTTATTGAAGAAAATGTAAATGGAAAGACTTTATTTACAAAGGAATTAGTATATAAATTAGAAAATGATAAATTGGAGGGAGTATACTCTGATCAAATTTCTTTCTCAAATTTTAAGTACTATCAAAGTGGATTTCAATTAGATATGTTTATTGTTTCTAATGAGAAGATATGGATTATGGGTACTGATCGTCAACGTGAGAAATTGCAAAAAGATTTTAGTGCTGTATCATTGTTTCGTTTTGAGATGGCTAAGCGTAAAAGTACAAATGCAATGACAGGTTGTTTTAGGATGATTTCTGCTTCTGGAAAAGATGTAGCTGCTGAAGCAGTGATTAGTGGCATTTATGATATTCACCTTGAAAATAACGTTTTAAAATTTTTAGAAGATCAAGTTTTGTATCGTGATCAGCCAATTCAAGATGGACGTTATAAGCCAGTAGCATTTCAATCAGAGCATCGCTTTTATTTACAAGATGGAAAATTACACTATGAATATGATGGAAAATGTTTTGATGTCGATATACAAACTATGCATCGTGTGAATAGTCCTGATATTTTCCCAACGTTTGTTTCAATAGAAAAATAATTAATAGGCATTGGTTTTATGAATTATTAAGGCTATATGATTTTATCTAAATAATGAATTCTATTATATGAATTATTTATAAAAAAAGAATAATCAGTTATGTAAAAAGTGAAAATTTATAAGGAGTCTATTATGTCAATGAAAATTGAGATGGGTTTAGAATGTGATATTGATAATTGGATGAATCTTGTATATAAAGTGAAAGACTACTTTCCAGGACTAGAAACAAAGGAAGCTTTGGATAATCATAAGAATACTGTTTTAGAGTTTATGAGTCAGAAATCTGCAATTTGTACTAAACATGATGATAAAATTATTGGTGTTTTATTATTCTCAATCGATAATAATGAACTCTGTTTTTTTGGCTGTTGATGAAAATTATCGTAGACAGCATATTGCAGACAATATGATATCTTATATGCTTACATTTATGGATGATAAAAAAGATGTCGTGGTTACTACATATCGTAAAGAAGTTCCTGAGGGAATAGCAGCAAGAGCTTTTTATAAGAGTTTAGGTTTTCAAGAAGGCCAGTTGACAGAAGAATTTGGAAGTCCTGTCCAGAAATTTGTATTAAAAAGATAACTAAATTATAAAAATAGAAAAGGGGAGTAGTATGAAACATGAGTGCAAAACAACAGTATTGGAAACCAAAGTTTTTTCAGATTATCAACAAAAATATCTTGCTAATCCCAAATCTGGACCTTGCCCTTGCTTTAAAGTAGGAGATACTTTTACCTTGAAAAGGACTCCAGAAAGAGATGATTTTTATCATTTAATGGATGGAAAGTTTTGTGGTGAAGCA
Protein-coding regions in this window:
- a CDS encoding GNAT family N-acetyltransferase, which gives rise to MKITFREYQKEDFKILGNIIRETWHYDEFSSPKTAVKLARVFLSSCLTNYTFSRVALLNDKPIGIILVKNIATHKCPLKYRLKQMKSILSLYLSKEGRKVSKIFENVYGIDKQLLADAGKTYPAELTLFAVDTSCQGKGVGKNLFNSALEYLNKQRINEFYLFTDTSCNYGFYEHQGMIRRCEQEHIFNIKGQQAKMNFYIYDYRC
- a CDS encoding MerR family transcriptional regulator, with product MKKSNIQLTTAQFAKLHEVNKRTLHYYDNIGLFSPDTKGDNGYRYYDLSQSIDFEYIRMLKELNMSIEEIEAYCKNPAADSFLKIADIKIKEIDIEIQKLKSIKKILNVKKDNLALCENLLEQAIRVEEHPSESILITPYDFSEDNISEIFTYLKDTWSIEQIRMGIGGFISLDKVINEEFEKYDGLYTPAISGCSSAKKITKPKGRYLCGYQKGTWDKLPCIYKKMIDFAKQNNLALVGYAYEMGLNEFAISDFSQYVTKIMIQIKDNSQI
- a CDS encoding PTS sugar transporter subunit IIA, producing the protein MQKKIHDKYNILIEDQEIGYISIHIGFLIENYNASTEKIKILLICDDYYHIMDKIKNNIIKNHAHLIEIDSITDNPFHYEFNDKIDLIITTKELSFIDKKIIHISPFYTQEDYLKIDTAINQYIIEREKQAQNSMLRSYFHENLFFDMNTYLSKEEAIRFMGQKIIDFGLAKEGFVESVFKREEMSSTCFFDTFAIPHPLELIAKQTMFCVLVNKKGVQRDYKKIHIVLMIAVQQKDRKKFMKIYESIIRALGDKEKIQNLIKSHSLNEFIKYLEN
- a CDS encoding TfoX/Sxy family protein encodes the protein MASSKDYLDFILGQLSELEEITYRAMMGEFIIYYRSKIVGGIYDDRLLVKPVKSAISYMPTVLYELPYKGAKEMLLVDEVDNKEFLAGLFNAMYEELPEPKPKKKKLTSSSL
- a CDS encoding PRD domain-containing protein is translated as MNQPTSEIITSEFINEIDEILFSVFNYYMLNIDFSDFLYNFALHINDLIKRASHCQIAHNDIFDNIKKNCPFIYDVAVQIAKKNT
- a CDS encoding DUF3788 domain-containing protein, producing MLDKIPNTEQMTILVGESLYEVWNKLCDLIDEKYDMDCLWNKGGKAWVYEYKYRRGGKTLCALYARENCIGFMVILGKDERLKFEKDRENYTSEVQNIYDESKTYHDGKWMMFEPVDVSLFNDFMRLLSIKRKPNRRT
- a CDS encoding GNAT family N-acetyltransferase, with amino-acid sequence MNSVFLAVDENYRRQHIADNMISYMLTFMDDKKDVVVTTYRKEVPEGIAARAFYKSLGFQEGQLTEEFGSPVQKFVLKR